A section of the Fusarium falciforme chromosome 8, complete sequence genome encodes:
- a CDS encoding DNA replication complex GINS protein PSF3 has translation MSYYDIDAILTDAEKVPCQFEIDVPYLGHLDNSPHGLKPNTPLSLPLWLAEMLALASTPTSRAPLTLNLPPCLSAVVLAALRADPRAVPLRDQSAHFYGVGVRMLDLFDERDIAEVLRKTFVVRAGEVGLHARKADEGVGGNGGEFLRGLEEWERALFRRGHDGVKGAKEWTEKVKKT, from the exons TCGTACTACGACATAGATGCCATCCTAACGGATGCAGAG AAAGTCCCATGCCAATTCGAAATCGACGTTCCCTACCTCGGCCACCTCGACAACTCCCCCCACGGCCTAAAACCAAACACGCCCCTAAGCCTCCCCCTCTGGCTCGCAGAGATGCTCGCCCtcgcatcaacaccaacatcccGCGCCCCTCTTACGCTCAACCTTCCCCCGTGTCTATCCGCCGTCGTGCTCGCCGCGCTGAGGGCCGATCCGCGTGCTGTGCCACTGAGGGATCAGAGCGCGCACTTTTACGGTGTGGGCGTTAGGATGCTGGATTTATTCGATGAGAGGGATATCGCAGAGGTTTTGAGAAAGACTTTTGTTGTTAGGGCGGGCGAGGTTGGACTTCATGCTAGAAAGGCGGATGAAGGCGTTGGGGGTAACGGAGGTGAATTTCTGAGGGGACTGGAGGAGTGGGAGAGGGCTCTGTTTAGGAGAGGCCACGATGGAGTCAAGGGGGCCAAGGAGTGGACCgaaaaggtcaagaagacgtGA